Proteins from a single region of Phycisphaeraceae bacterium D3-23:
- a CDS encoding sugar phosphate isomerase/epimerase: MQSAITISLVEEARGGPFVYWDGLADGCRRAAAAGFDAVELFVPGPDAVDRAELRSLLGQHGLKLAAVGTGAGWVKHKLSLTDADADQRTKAIAFIKRIIDFAAEFNAPAIIGSMQGRYGDGLSKDGALGLLRDALNELGPCAAGKGQRLIYEPLNRYETNLFNTIGAGTELLKSLDTDAVTLLADLFHMHIEETDLPAAIRDNAASIGHVHFVDSNRRAAGFGHMDHAAIIAALKDIGYAGYLCAEALPLPDSDAAATKTIETIRRLTA, from the coding sequence ATGCAATCTGCGATCACGATCTCACTGGTAGAAGAAGCCCGCGGCGGGCCGTTCGTGTACTGGGACGGGCTGGCGGACGGCTGCCGGCGCGCGGCGGCGGCGGGATTCGACGCCGTCGAACTCTTCGTGCCTGGGCCCGACGCGGTGGATCGTGCGGAACTCCGCAGCCTGCTCGGCCAGCACGGCCTCAAACTCGCAGCCGTCGGCACCGGCGCGGGCTGGGTCAAGCACAAGCTTTCGCTCACCGACGCGGACGCGGACCAGCGCACCAAAGCCATCGCGTTCATCAAGCGCATCATCGACTTCGCCGCCGAGTTCAACGCCCCGGCGATCATCGGCTCGATGCAGGGGCGCTACGGCGACGGGCTCTCCAAAGACGGTGCGCTCGGCCTCCTGCGCGACGCGCTCAACGAGCTTGGCCCCTGTGCTGCAGGCAAAGGACAACGGCTGATCTACGAACCGCTCAACCGCTACGAGACCAACCTGTTCAACACGATCGGCGCGGGGACTGAACTGCTCAAGTCACTCGACACCGATGCCGTGACGCTGCTGGCCGACCTGTTCCACATGCATATTGAGGAGACCGACCTGCCCGCCGCGATACGAGACAACGCGGCGTCCATCGGGCACGTCCACTTCGTCGATTCCAACCGCCGGGCGGCCGGGTTTGGGCACATGGACCACGCCGCGATCATCGCCGCGCTCAAGGACATCGGCTACGCGGGCTACCTCTGCGCCGAAGCGCTGCCCCTGCCCGACTCGGACGCCGCCGCCACGAAAACCATCGAGACGATCCGCCGACTGACCGCCTAG
- a CDS encoding zinc-binding alcohol dehydrogenase family protein, with product MKAIVLEQPKRFRMTDVEAPAAPGLGQALVRTHRMGICGTDIGGYLGKMPFFSYPRIPGHELGVEVIAVGDGVTNVNPGDKCSVEPYMNCGACFACRHGGYNCCENLKVIGVMEDGGLREQFLVRATKLHPSATLTYDQLALVETLAIGCHAADRGAPAPGEHVLIIGAGPIGLATLEFVRLAGATITLMDMNASRLDFCRKTYGIKHTVQFKDDDDAKNQLRTITGGAGHALVIDATGNHQAMSAALAHVAHTGRLVYVGITTSDIAFPHPALHKPEITLLASRNAMPADFTRIIQLIEAGEISTEPWITHRVGFEALPDEFERVTHPDAGAIKAIVELT from the coding sequence ATGAAAGCCATTGTCCTCGAACAACCCAAACGCTTCCGCATGACCGATGTCGAAGCCCCCGCCGCGCCAGGCTTGGGCCAGGCCTTGGTCCGCACCCACCGCATGGGGATCTGTGGCACCGACATCGGCGGGTACCTGGGCAAGATGCCCTTCTTCAGCTACCCCCGCATCCCGGGCCACGAACTCGGTGTCGAAGTCATCGCGGTCGGCGACGGCGTCACGAACGTCAATCCCGGCGACAAGTGCAGTGTCGAGCCGTACATGAACTGTGGCGCGTGCTTCGCGTGCAGGCACGGCGGGTACAACTGCTGCGAGAACCTCAAGGTCATCGGCGTGATGGAGGACGGCGGGCTACGCGAACAGTTCCTCGTGCGGGCCACCAAGCTGCACCCCTCAGCCACCCTCACCTACGACCAGCTCGCGCTGGTCGAGACACTCGCGATCGGCTGCCACGCGGCCGACCGCGGCGCTCCCGCGCCAGGCGAGCACGTGCTCATCATCGGGGCCGGGCCGATCGGGCTCGCGACGCTGGAGTTTGTTCGGCTCGCCGGGGCGACGATCACGCTGATGGATATGAACGCATCGCGCCTGGACTTCTGCCGCAAGACGTACGGCATCAAGCACACCGTGCAATTCAAGGACGATGACGACGCGAAGAACCAGCTCCGCACCATCACCGGCGGCGCGGGCCACGCACTGGTGATCGACGCGACGGGCAACCACCAGGCAATGTCCGCCGCGCTCGCACACGTCGCCCACACCGGCCGGCTGGTCTACGTCGGCATCACGACGAGCGACATCGCGTTCCCGCACCCCGCGCTGCACAAGCCCGAAATTACCCTCCTCGCCAGCCGAAACGCGATGCCCGCCGACTTTACGCGGATCATCCAGCTCATCGAAGCGGGCGAGATCAGCACCGAGCCGTGGATCACGCACCGGGTCGGCTTTGAAGCGCTGCCCGACGAATTCGAGCGTGTAACCCACCCCGATGCGGGCGCGATCAAGGCCATCGTCGAACTCACCTGA
- a CDS encoding aldo/keto reductase, with amino-acid sequence MRTRPLGKTDLRLTPLSFGASSMGQEFRQVDLNEATRCVRVAIELGVNFIDTSPFYGRGMSEMLLGRVLPDLPREDYYLGTKLGRYAGAHFDFSPKRVAESIDISLERMKVDHLDIVLCHDIEFVDPQQVLDETLPALRREVDKGKVRYIGVSGYPMKTLRKAINEADIDVVLTYNHYTLQNDMALGLVDDCKARGVGLMNAAPFSARLLTDAPLPDWHKATPEVRKVAKQAADYCRGHGSDIAKLALQFSIGNPAFATCVTGSANPDRLRGWAKWADEPIDTGLLAAVQDILRPIHNWFYIEGRPQNNDTPTNPLPISAE; translated from the coding sequence ATGCGCACACGACCCTTAGGTAAAACCGATTTGAGACTCACGCCGCTGTCGTTCGGCGCGTCGTCGATGGGCCAAGAGTTCCGCCAAGTCGACCTGAACGAGGCGACGCGGTGTGTCCGCGTCGCGATCGAGTTGGGGGTGAACTTCATCGACACCTCGCCGTTCTACGGCCGGGGCATGAGCGAGATGCTGCTGGGGCGTGTCCTGCCCGACCTACCGCGCGAGGACTACTACCTGGGCACGAAGCTCGGGCGCTACGCCGGGGCGCACTTCGACTTCAGCCCGAAGCGCGTCGCCGAGAGTATCGACATCTCGCTCGAACGGATGAAGGTCGACCACCTCGACATCGTGCTCTGCCACGACATTGAGTTTGTCGATCCGCAACAGGTCCTCGATGAGACGCTGCCCGCGCTCCGCCGCGAGGTGGACAAGGGCAAGGTGCGCTACATTGGCGTGAGCGGCTATCCCATGAAGACGCTGCGAAAGGCGATCAACGAAGCCGACATCGACGTCGTGCTGACCTACAACCACTACACACTGCAGAACGACATGGCGCTGGGGCTCGTGGACGACTGCAAGGCCCGCGGCGTCGGGCTGATGAACGCCGCGCCGTTTTCCGCCCGGCTGTTGACCGATGCGCCGCTGCCCGACTGGCACAAGGCGACGCCGGAGGTCCGCAAGGTTGCGAAGCAGGCGGCCGACTACTGCAGAGGGCACGGCAGCGATATCGCCAAACTCGCGCTGCAGTTCTCGATCGGCAATCCCGCGTTCGCCACCTGCGTCACGGGCTCGGCCAACCCGGACCGGCTGCGCGGCTGGGCGAAGTGGGCCGACGAGCCGATCGACACCGGCCTGCTCGCAGCGGTCCAGGATATCCTCAGGCCGATCCACAACTGGTTCTACATTGAGGGCCGGCCCCAGAACAACGACACGCCCACGAACCCTCTGCCGATCTCGGCTGAGTGA
- a CDS encoding phosphoribosylaminoimidazolesuccinocarboxamide synthase: MNLTATVMHTELPLPNKRVGKVRDIYDCTLKDGRDAILLVATDRLSAFDVVMPNGVPGKGIVLTRLSSFWFEMIERKLGNAVATHVLSTDPADIAGLDDEAVSLLRGRVMIGKRTRVVPIECVARGYLAGSGWQEYQQTQSVCGVALPAGLTQCAKLPEPIFTPATKAEQGDHDENIPFERACDLAGTSLMTALRDLTLRIYSMAHDYAASRGIILADTKFEFGLPLDGTKTPILIDEVLTPDSSRFWPAASYAPGRDQDSYDKQYVRNFLETLVADGAWGKQAPGPVLPNDVLVNTRKKYDECFEQLTGHALDYSALA, from the coding sequence ATGAATCTTACCGCGACGGTGATGCACACGGAGCTACCGCTGCCCAACAAGCGCGTGGGCAAGGTGCGCGATATCTATGACTGCACGCTCAAGGACGGGCGCGACGCGATCCTGCTGGTCGCGACCGACCGGCTCAGTGCGTTCGATGTCGTGATGCCCAACGGCGTGCCGGGCAAGGGCATCGTACTGACCCGGCTGAGCTCGTTCTGGTTCGAGATGATCGAGCGGAAGCTAGGCAACGCGGTCGCGACGCATGTGCTGTCCACCGACCCCGCCGACATCGCGGGGCTCGACGATGAAGCCGTCTCGCTGTTGCGCGGCCGGGTGATGATCGGGAAGCGAACCCGAGTCGTCCCGATCGAGTGCGTGGCGCGCGGCTACCTCGCGGGGTCGGGTTGGCAGGAGTACCAGCAGACGCAGTCCGTGTGCGGTGTCGCGCTGCCGGCCGGTCTGACGCAGTGCGCCAAGCTCCCCGAGCCGATCTTCACCCCCGCGACCAAGGCGGAGCAGGGGGATCACGACGAGAACATCCCGTTCGAGCGGGCTTGCGACCTCGCGGGCACATCGTTGATGACAGCGCTGCGCGACCTGACGCTGCGCATCTATTCCATGGCGCACGACTACGCCGCATCGCGTGGCATCATCCTCGCCGACACGAAGTTTGAGTTCGGCCTGCCCCTCGACGGCACGAAAACACCGATCCTGATCGACGAAGTACTCACACCCGACAGCTCGCGGTTCTGGCCGGCCGCGTCGTATGCGCCGGGGCGCGACCAGGACAGCTACGACAAACAGTACGTGCGCAATTTTCTAGAGACGCTCGTCGCCGACGGCGCGTGGGGCAAGCAAGCGCCTGGGCCGGTGCTGCCCAACGACGTGCTCGTCAACACGCGAAAAAAATACGACGAATGTTTCGAACAACTCACGGGTCATGCGTTAGACTATTCGGCGTTGGCTTAG
- a CDS encoding FGGY-family carbohydrate kinase, producing MLTGNELLAIDAGTQGVSLILWCPASRTLQGVGEQPYEHDFAPGLPDGRLEHFAHYWSDAIKRAMTKLRDDVRERGLGDIEHVAGIGVTGHMHCMVRKDAVGNKPFGCDLWNDPRGVAQSEQLTQALGEHMPARWTGCHVLARMQDDPEEWRKAAGVTVTSGSIVHDLTGQWALGPGDASGMFGKLDAQGQIDRDKLRKIDALAGNRFTPLEQLVPRIVPAGEVAGTLSEAGSALLGGLPVGTPVAAPEGDQQSVLVVAAVDEMELALSAGTSFTGNLPATGGYTAQDESVNVLATPDRLTMFMVCVRNGTIGFAQYVSGLAELSGRPFGQVADDLTDLAQTLKPEPDGAMLWPFFQGENVAKLPDARASLEEASIDLLSTPGVMARLLLEAPTLTLRYGLEQLKPHTGPVKRVLLTGGALKSKDGFAPQLYADILGVPVAARAGDEEGTAKGAALLAGYMVQQQAGNTALTLAQYAKSQTTGDELCWRPDPAVRAVYDRRYARFAQRVEAWQGGA from the coding sequence ATGCTCACCGGAAACGAACTCCTCGCTATCGACGCCGGCACCCAGGGCGTCTCGCTCATCCTCTGGTGCCCGGCGTCGCGCACGCTGCAAGGCGTCGGCGAGCAACCCTACGAGCACGACTTCGCGCCGGGCCTGCCCGACGGCCGGCTCGAACACTTCGCGCACTACTGGTCCGACGCGATCAAGCGCGCGATGACGAAGCTGCGCGACGATGTCCGCGAACGCGGCCTGGGCGACATCGAACACGTCGCGGGCATCGGCGTCACGGGCCACATGCACTGCATGGTCCGCAAGGACGCGGTCGGGAACAAGCCGTTTGGCTGCGACCTCTGGAACGACCCGCGCGGCGTTGCGCAGTCCGAGCAACTCACACAAGCGCTGGGCGAGCACATGCCCGCGCGATGGACCGGCTGCCACGTGCTCGCGCGGATGCAGGACGACCCCGAAGAATGGCGCAAGGCCGCCGGCGTCACCGTCACGTCCGGCTCGATCGTCCACGACCTCACCGGCCAGTGGGCGCTCGGCCCCGGCGACGCATCGGGCATGTTCGGCAAGCTTGACGCGCAAGGCCAGATCGACCGCGACAAGCTCCGCAAGATCGACGCGCTGGCCGGCAACCGGTTCACACCGCTCGAACAGCTTGTCCCGCGCATCGTGCCCGCCGGCGAAGTCGCGGGCACGCTCAGTGAAGCCGGCAGCGCGCTGCTCGGCGGGCTCCCGGTCGGCACGCCCGTCGCCGCGCCCGAGGGCGACCAGCAGTCCGTCCTCGTCGTCGCGGCCGTGGACGAGATGGAGCTCGCGCTCTCGGCCGGGACCTCGTTTACCGGCAACCTCCCCGCGACCGGCGGCTACACCGCGCAGGACGAATCGGTCAACGTCCTCGCGACACCCGACCGGCTGACGATGTTCATGGTCTGTGTCCGCAACGGCACGATCGGCTTTGCACAGTACGTGTCGGGGCTCGCGGAGCTCTCGGGCAGGCCGTTTGGGCAAGTCGCCGATGACCTCACGGACCTCGCGCAAACATTGAAGCCAGAGCCGGATGGGGCCATGCTTTGGCCGTTCTTCCAGGGCGAGAACGTCGCGAAGCTGCCCGATGCGCGCGCGTCGCTTGAAGAGGCGTCGATCGACTTGTTGAGTACCCCGGGTGTGATGGCCCGGCTGCTGCTCGAAGCGCCGACGCTCACACTGCGTTACGGGCTCGAACAGCTCAAGCCGCATACCGGGCCGGTGAAACGTGTGCTGCTCACCGGCGGGGCGCTCAAGAGCAAGGACGGCTTCGCGCCCCAGCTCTACGCCGACATCCTCGGCGTCCCGGTCGCCGCGCGCGCCGGGGACGAGGAGGGGACCGCCAAGGGCGCGGCGCTTCTCGCGGGCTACATGGTCCAGCAGCAGGCGGGCAACACGGCGCTGACCCTGGCCCAGTACGCCAAGTCGCAGACGACCGGCGACGAACTGTGTTGGCGGCCCGACCCCGCGGTGCGCGCGGTGTACGACCGGCGCTACGCACGCTTCGCGCAGCGCGTCGAGGCGTGGCAGGGCGGGGCATAG
- a CDS encoding rhodanese-like domain-containing protein, translating into MIRLLRGALTVAVELDAQGVPAGYPFQPGWEVSPRAVSAMCQAGDGIVLLDCRLDKEVAAASIAGAVHVPMQSIADRLDELEEHVDDKVVVFCHGGVRSMRVVAFLRERGFEDVWSMAGGIDLWSLSVDTKVPRY; encoded by the coding sequence ATGATACGGCTTCTGCGGGGGGCGTTGACAGTGGCGGTTGAGCTTGATGCGCAGGGTGTGCCGGCGGGGTATCCGTTTCAGCCGGGCTGGGAGGTTTCGCCGCGTGCGGTCTCCGCGATGTGCCAGGCCGGTGACGGCATTGTGCTGCTCGACTGTCGGCTGGATAAAGAAGTCGCGGCGGCGAGCATCGCAGGCGCGGTGCATGTGCCGATGCAGTCGATCGCGGACCGGCTCGATGAGTTGGAGGAGCACGTAGACGATAAGGTCGTCGTGTTCTGCCACGGCGGGGTGCGGTCGATGCGGGTGGTCGCTTTCCTGCGCGAGCGCGGGTTTGAGGATGTGTGGTCGATGGCGGGGGGGATTGATCTGTGGTCGCTGTCGGTAGATACGAAGGTGCCGCGGTACTAG
- a CDS encoding NAD-dependent epimerase/dehydratase family protein, producing MAIADWRSLHGDAFEGKRALITGGAGFIGSHLAEALIDLGAEVVVIDDLTGGDAGNFDSYKDRAGDRLRFIEGSILDEATIADAVAGCHCVFHQAAWGSVPRSVAMPDKYHAINATGTMNVLQASRAAGVSRVMFAASSSAYGDTPTLPKVETMPVRARSPYAANKAYGEALMSAWANSYAPGTHDGEPGLDTASLRYFNIFGPRQNANSAYAAVIAAFAKALLAGERPVIYGDGEQSRDFTFVDNAVHANLLAAKHDGPLKGEVHNVACGQRVTVNELAAAMARMLGRPELTPTHLDDRAGDVKHSLADLDKTRAALGYEPIVDFEQGLALTVDWYREEAVRV from the coding sequence ATGGCTATCGCAGACTGGCGTTCGTTGCACGGCGACGCGTTCGAGGGCAAGCGGGCTCTGATCACGGGTGGCGCGGGGTTTATCGGGTCGCACCTGGCTGAGGCGCTGATTGATCTCGGTGCGGAGGTCGTGGTGATCGATGACCTGACCGGCGGGGACGCAGGGAACTTTGATTCGTACAAGGATCGGGCGGGCGATCGGCTGCGGTTTATCGAGGGGTCGATCCTCGACGAGGCGACGATCGCGGACGCGGTCGCGGGGTGCCACTGCGTGTTCCACCAGGCGGCGTGGGGGTCGGTGCCGCGGAGCGTGGCGATGCCTGACAAGTACCACGCGATCAACGCGACGGGCACGATGAACGTGTTGCAGGCGTCGCGCGCGGCGGGGGTGTCGCGGGTGATGTTCGCGGCGAGCAGTTCGGCGTACGGGGATACGCCGACGCTGCCCAAGGTCGAGACGATGCCGGTCAGGGCGCGGAGCCCGTACGCCGCGAACAAGGCGTACGGCGAGGCGCTCATGAGCGCCTGGGCCAACAGCTACGCGCCCGGGACACACGACGGCGAGCCCGGGCTCGACACGGCGTCGCTGCGCTACTTTAACATCTTCGGCCCACGCCAGAACGCGAACTCGGCTTACGCCGCGGTCATCGCCGCGTTTGCCAAGGCGCTCCTGGCGGGCGAACGGCCCGTGATCTACGGCGACGGCGAACAGTCGCGCGACTTCACGTTTGTTGACAACGCGGTCCACGCCAACCTGCTCGCCGCGAAGCACGACGGCCCGCTCAAGGGCGAGGTACACAACGTCGCGTGCGGACAGCGCGTGACGGTGAACGAGCTGGCGGCGGCGATGGCGCGGATGCTGGGTCGGCCCGAGCTGACGCCGACGCACCTGGACGACCGCGCAGGCGATGTGAAGCACTCGCTGGCGGACCTCGATAAGACGCGGGCGGCGCTGGGCTATGAGCCGATCGTGGATTTCGAGCAGGGGCTGGCGCTGACGGTGGATTGGTATCGAGAGGAAGCGGTTAGGGTTTAG
- a CDS encoding glycosyltransferase family 2 protein, with protein sequence MLGAEIAAWILIFAMGTFAVVWAVMIVRIISSQKQLPHIADQVNAPEPEGGWPKVSVILPTHNEEGVLDACLSSVRKQDYPDLRIIVALDRCTDASPEIAKRHADEDERIVVTPNDAFRDGWRGKCLPMQVGSELAQGDWLLFVDSDTELDPGMVKGAVATANAQGFDMLSVLPDLRCEKLFEHIAQPVASLHMMHMYPPHKVNRPNGNSRPFSLGAFTLLRRSVYDGIGGMNAVKDQFMEDINLARAVSKSGARVGIAMGSGMFRCTMYEDFAEFRGGWKRIFIGAANQRVKRLRIHGLRLIALGFGLPLFQAAGIAVALLVVSQGSWILGNVLIALVILSALLQFIVLAKFYRASGASGLAALAFPFGAGIIGWILTRGASDLKHERPFKWGGHDYVCEAR encoded by the coding sequence ATGCTCGGAGCTGAAATCGCCGCCTGGATCCTGATCTTCGCCATGGGCACCTTCGCGGTGGTCTGGGCGGTCATGATCGTTCGCATCATCTCCTCACAGAAACAACTCCCGCACATCGCCGACCAGGTCAACGCCCCCGAGCCCGAGGGCGGCTGGCCCAAGGTCTCGGTGATCCTGCCGACGCACAACGAAGAAGGCGTGCTCGACGCCTGCCTCAGCTCCGTGCGTAAGCAGGACTACCCCGACCTGCGCATCATCGTCGCGCTCGACCGCTGCACCGACGCCAGCCCCGAAATCGCTAAGCGACACGCCGACGAAGACGAACGCATCGTCGTCACACCCAACGACGCCTTCCGCGACGGCTGGCGCGGCAAGTGCCTGCCGATGCAGGTCGGCTCCGAACTCGCGCAGGGCGACTGGCTCCTCTTCGTAGACTCCGACACCGAGCTCGACCCCGGCATGGTCAAGGGCGCCGTCGCCACTGCCAATGCACAGGGCTTCGACATGCTCAGCGTCCTGCCCGACCTGCGCTGCGAAAAACTCTTCGAACACATCGCCCAGCCCGTCGCGTCGCTGCACATGATGCACATGTATCCGCCGCACAAAGTCAACCGGCCCAACGGCAACAGCCGACCGTTCTCGCTAGGCGCGTTCACCCTACTGCGACGAAGCGTCTACGACGGCATCGGCGGCATGAACGCGGTCAAGGACCAGTTCATGGAAGACATCAACCTCGCCCGCGCCGTCAGCAAATCCGGCGCACGGGTCGGCATCGCGATGGGCTCGGGGATGTTCCGCTGCACGATGTACGAAGACTTCGCCGAGTTCCGCGGCGGGTGGAAACGTATCTTCATCGGCGCCGCCAACCAGCGCGTCAAACGCCTCCGCATCCACGGCCTTCGCCTTATCGCCCTGGGTTTTGGGCTCCCGCTTTTCCAGGCGGCGGGCATCGCCGTCGCGCTGCTTGTCGTCTCGCAAGGCAGCTGGATCTTGGGCAACGTGCTCATCGCGCTGGTTATCCTTAGCGCGCTCCTGCAGTTCATCGTGCTCGCCAAGTTCTACCGCGCCAGCGGCGCCTCGGGCCTCGCGGCCCTGGCTTTCCCCTTCGGCGCCGGCATCATCGGCTGGATCCTCACCCGCGGCGCCAGCGACCTCAAGCACGAACGCCCCTTCAAGTGGGGCGGGCACGATTATGTGTGCGAGGCGCGCTAG
- the gpmI gene encoding 2,3-bisphosphoglycerate-independent phosphoglycerate mutase, with the protein MTTPTPAKPVVLIVRDGWGENPNPEHDAFNAIKLANTPVADTLMKRYPSTLLHTSGEEVGLPEGTMGNSEVGHQNIGAGRIVNQESVRITQQIRSGDFYDNHALCDAVENANGHGHKVHLLGIASDAGVHGMMDHLYACVELCKRRGVPKDNVLLHLFTDGRDTGPFTGKGYLEAIESKLAEIGVGRIASLCGRYYAMDRDNRWERVERAYNLLTGRGDTRPTHFSGAADAIQDYYDNPTNDSQNGDEFVTPRLVGESPQDSRIGDGDTVLFYNYRGDRPREITRAFMQPDFFGNVPPSPDSGEKGFDRGKQLNLRYVCMTAYDESFTDFPGLSVAYTKPPKMEDIGGGYLSRLGKTQFRCAETEKFPHVTFFANDYREAPFPGETRAMAQSPKVATYDLQPEMSAPGIRDLVLEHINAGDGCPDFILVNFANGDMVGHTGKLDAAIKAVETVDACVGAVVDATLARGGKLLITADHGNAEQMFDPKTNAPHTAHTTYDVPCIVVDPALDAATELRDDAKLADLFPTALSLMGLDTPDVMTGRSLLACAAAT; encoded by the coding sequence ATGACCACGCCGACCCCCGCCAAGCCCGTTGTCCTCATCGTCCGTGACGGCTGGGGCGAGAACCCGAACCCCGAGCACGACGCCTTCAACGCGATCAAGCTCGCCAACACCCCGGTCGCCGACACGCTGATGAAGCGCTACCCCAGCACCCTCCTGCACACCTCGGGCGAAGAGGTCGGGCTCCCCGAAGGCACGATGGGCAACTCCGAGGTCGGCCACCAGAACATCGGCGCCGGACGCATCGTCAACCAGGAATCCGTCCGCATCACCCAGCAGATCCGCAGCGGCGACTTCTACGACAACCATGCCCTGTGCGACGCCGTCGAAAACGCCAACGGCCACGGCCACAAGGTCCACCTGCTGGGCATCGCCTCCGACGCCGGCGTCCACGGCATGATGGACCACCTCTACGCCTGCGTCGAACTCTGCAAACGACGCGGCGTGCCCAAAGATAACGTCCTGCTGCACCTCTTTACCGACGGCCGCGACACCGGGCCTTTCACGGGCAAGGGCTACCTCGAAGCCATCGAGTCCAAGCTCGCCGAGATCGGCGTCGGGCGCATCGCGTCGCTGTGCGGCCGATACTACGCGATGGACCGCGACAACCGGTGGGAGCGCGTCGAGCGCGCCTACAACCTCCTCACCGGACGCGGCGACACTAGGCCGACCCACTTCAGTGGGGCGGCAGATGCCATCCAAGACTACTACGACAACCCAACAAACGACTCCCAAAACGGCGACGAGTTTGTCACCCCGCGCCTGGTCGGCGAGAGCCCGCAAGACTCGCGCATCGGCGACGGCGACACCGTCCTCTTCTACAACTACCGCGGCGACCGGCCCCGCGAGATCACCCGCGCGTTCATGCAGCCCGACTTCTTCGGCAACGTCCCGCCCTCGCCCGACTCGGGCGAGAAGGGCTTTGACCGCGGCAAACAACTCAACCTCCGCTACGTCTGCATGACCGCCTACGACGAATCGTTCACCGACTTCCCCGGGCTCAGCGTCGCCTACACCAAACCGCCCAAGATGGAAGACATCGGCGGCGGCTACCTGTCTCGCCTGGGCAAGACCCAGTTCCGCTGCGCCGAAACCGAAAAATTCCCGCACGTCACCTTCTTCGCCAACGACTACCGCGAAGCCCCCTTCCCCGGCGAGACCCGCGCGATGGCGCAGTCCCCCAAGGTCGCCACCTACGACCTACAACCCGAGATGAGCGCCCCCGGCATCCGCGACCTCGTGCTCGAACATATCAACGCTGGTGACGGTTGCCCGGACTTCATCCTCGTCAACTTCGCCAACGGCGACATGGTGGGCCACACCGGCAAGCTCGACGCCGCGATCAAGGCCGTCGAGACTGTGGACGCCTGCGTCGGCGCGGTGGTGGATGCCACCCTCGCGCGCGGCGGCAAGCTCCTCATCACCGCCGACCACGGCAACGCCGAGCAGATGTTCGACCCCAAGACCAACGCACCGCACACCGCGCACACGACCTACGACGTGCCCTGCATCGTCGTCGACCCCGCGCTCGACGCGGCGACCGAGCTGCGCGACGACGCGAAGCTGGCCGACCTGTTCCCGACCGCGCTTTCGCTCATGGGCCTCGACACCCCCGACGTGATGACCGGCCGATCGCTGCTCGCGTGCGCCGCCGCGACTTGA
- the plsY gene encoding glycerol-3-phosphate 1-O-acyltransferase PlsY, whose amino-acid sequence MLIWALWLIGAYLLGAVPFGLLIARAKGVDLRAMGSGNLGATNVGRVMGKPFGIACFVLDLGKGLAPVLAYRAYGGTPDLVDGRAWLAALLWLAVGVAAVVGHVFPVWLKFKGGKGVATSLGALLGFYPALTIPALLSALVWFIVTKATAYVGLASVVAAIAMPLLAVGFGLIMRRDPGETAVYAGVCAVLAGLVIVRHRSNLARLRDGTEEKVDWANKAKKQAE is encoded by the coding sequence ATGCTGATTTGGGCGCTATGGCTGATCGGGGCATACCTGCTGGGCGCGGTCCCCTTCGGGCTGCTGATCGCACGGGCCAAGGGGGTCGATCTGCGGGCCATGGGCAGCGGCAACCTCGGGGCGACCAATGTCGGCCGGGTGATGGGTAAGCCGTTTGGCATCGCGTGTTTCGTGCTCGATCTGGGCAAGGGGCTCGCGCCGGTGCTGGCTTATCGGGCCTACGGCGGGACGCCCGACCTCGTGGACGGTCGTGCCTGGCTCGCGGCCCTGCTCTGGCTGGCGGTCGGGGTCGCGGCGGTGGTGGGCCACGTCTTCCCGGTCTGGCTCAAGTTCAAGGGCGGCAAGGGGGTCGCGACGTCGCTGGGCGCGCTGCTGGGCTTCTACCCCGCGCTCACGATCCCCGCGCTGCTCTCGGCCCTGGTCTGGTTCATCGTCACCAAAGCCACCGCCTACGTCGGGCTCGCCAGCGTCGTCGCGGCCATCGCCATGCCGCTCCTCGCCGTCGGCTTCGGGCTCATCATGCGACGCGACCCGGGCGAAACTGCGGTCTATGCGGGGGTCTGTGCGGTCCTGGCCGGGCTCGTGATCGTCCGCCACCGCAGCAACCTCGCCCGCCTGCGCGACGGTACCGAAGAGAAAGTCGACTGGGCGAACAAGGCCAAAAAGCAGGCGGAGTAA